A part of Cotesia glomerata isolate CgM1 linkage group LG4, MPM_Cglom_v2.3, whole genome shotgun sequence genomic DNA contains:
- the LOC123263214 gene encoding carbonic anhydrase 2-like — translation MNLGKRHIFFFAHLIHLISSWEYKDVGLWENEYPSCGGAQQSPINLDDIEQSDNSGGTITFKRYNITPKKMTIKNNGHTVEIKPEWNGSSKQKPRVIKDGTEYEVVQLHYHWGSSDDSGSEHVFNKVRTSLEVHVVHWNPDYGSFDPEQGDGILVIGNLYITDDKYSAEYLNGVISSFPNINEPDSEPVEIEPFSLSKILTESWADAYLTYTGSLTTPPCSEGVSWVILNNPSTVDSRQMEAFRTIKFSHGDDHNNRPLQSPNSRQITRVSRFQSKLMIYFVSFTLMMENWMHLSVIKNFCKILLSHTFCSYCNTVIIDYLHFIDEFQNIYYYIT, via the exons atgaATTTGGGTAAAcgacatatttttttcttcgctcatcttattcatttaatatCAT CTTGGGAGTACAAAGATGTTGGTTTGTGGGAAAATGAATATCCATCCTGCGGTGGCGCACAACAGTCTCCAATAAATCTTGATGATATCGAGCAAAGTGATAATTCAGGAGGAACAATCACTTTCAAGCGTTATAACATAACTCCTAAAAAAATGACGATAAAAAACAATGGACATACTG TGGAAATAAAGCCCGAGTGGAACGGCTCATCTAAGCAAAAGCCTAGGGTCATTAAGGATGGCACAGAATATGAAGTTGTTCAATTACATTATCATTGGGGCTCTTCTGATGATAGTGGAAGTGAAcatgtatttaataaagtcAG AACATCACTAGAAGTACACGTAGTTCATTGGAATCCCGATTACGGTAGTTTTGATCCAGAACAAGGAGATGGAATACTTGTCATTGGAAACTTATAT ATAACTGATGATAAATACAGTGCTGAATATTTGAACGGGGTGATATCTTCGTTTCCTAATATTAATGAACCAGATTCCGAACCTGTTGAAATTGAACCATTTTCATTGTCAAAGATACTTACTGAAAGCTGGGCTGATGCTTATCTTACTTATACTGGATCTTTAACGACACCACCGTGCAGCGAAGGTGTTTCATGggttatattaaataatccgAGCACAGTTGATAGTCGACAG ATGGAAGCATTCCgtactattaaattttctcatgGTGATGATCACAACAATCGTCCGCTTCAATCACCAAATTCGCGACAAATAACTCGAGTTTCAAGATTTCAATCAAAACTCATGATCTATTTTGTTTCATTTACGTTAATGATGGAAAATTGGATGCATTTAAgtgtcattaaaaatttttgtaaaatcctGCTTTCACACACCTTTTGCTCATATTGTAACACCGTGATTATCGATTACCTTCACTTTATAGATgagtttcaaaatatttattattatataacatga